The Pseudomonas sp. S06B 330 genome contains the following window.
GTGGGCGGCGTACTTGCCGACCGCTTTGACACCCGCAAACTGATCCCCCTGGGCCTGCTCGGCACCGGTGCGCTGGGCCTGTACCTGGCGACCTTCCCGCCGTTCAACAGCCTGATGATCGTGTTCTGCTTGCTGGCAGTCTGCGCCGACTGCATCTACTGGCCGGCGCTGCTCAAGGCCATTCGTGGTTTGGGCGATGACAAAGAGCAAGGCCGCCTGTTCGGCCTGCTCGAAGGTGGGCGTGGGGTGATCGACACGCTGGTAGCCTTCTCGGCCCTGGGCGTGTTCATTGCCATGGGCGCTGCCGAAGCGGGCCTGAAGGCCGCGATTGTGTTCTACTCGGTCATCGACATCGCTGCCGGGGTCCTGACCTGGTTCCTGCTCAAGGGCACACAGGCCAGCCAACCCGTCATCTCGAGGAAAAACCCACTGTCGAACCTGATGGAAGCCATCAAGGTACCGGCCATCTGGGTGGTCAGCTGCAACGTGTTCATGGTTTACATCGTCTACTGCGGGCTGACCTACTTCATCCCCTACCTCAAGGAAGTCTATGGCTTGCCGGTGGCCCTGGTCGGCGCGTACGGCATCATCAACCAATACATGCTGAAGATCCTTGGCGGCCCTGCCGGAGGCTTCCTTGCCGACAAACAGTTCAAGAGCCCCAGCCGCTATATGAAATGGGCATTTCTGGCACTGCTGCCGCTGATGGTGATCATCCTGATGGTGCCCAAGAGCCCGGGATACATCTACGCCGGCATGGCAGCCACACTGTCCTTTGCCTTTATCGTGTTTTCCATGCGCGGGGTGTTCTGGGCGCCA
Protein-coding sequences here:
- a CDS encoding MFS transporter; translated protein: MTVQDKAKWFKFLILILGGGTIYKLANLKDAFYVPMQEFMGLSHTQIGLLLSANAIIATGLFVVGGVLADRFDTRKLIPLGLLGTGALGLYLATFPPFNSLMIVFCLLAVCADCIYWPALLKAIRGLGDDKEQGRLFGLLEGGRGVIDTLVAFSALGVFIAMGAAEAGLKAAIVFYSVIDIAAGVLTWFLLKGTQASQPVISRKNPLSNLMEAIKVPAIWVVSCNVFMVYIVYCGLTYFIPYLKEVYGLPVALVGAYGIINQYMLKILGGPAGGFLADKQFKSPSRYMKWAFLALLPLMVIILMVPKSPGYIYAGMAATLSFAFIVFSMRGVFWAPMGEVGIAPHITGSAFGIGCLIGYAPGMFAYVGYGALLDHFPGQQGYNYVFIAMMVLAVIGFVVASLMHRLVRNNAQLAATAQPAVN